A portion of the Catalinimonas alkaloidigena genome contains these proteins:
- a CDS encoding DUF59 domain-containing protein, protein MEEQTLDAKQDLRSQVVEALKTVYDPEIPVDVYELGLIYDIKVYPVNNVYILMTLTSPACPSAEEIPGEIERKVRALEDVNDVNVELTFDPPYSQDMMSDAAKLELGFL, encoded by the coding sequence ATGGAAGAACAAACACTCGATGCTAAACAAGACCTTCGTTCTCAGGTAGTTGAGGCATTAAAGACGGTCTACGATCCGGAAATTCCGGTCGACGTATATGAGCTGGGCTTGATTTACGACATTAAAGTCTACCCGGTCAACAACGTCTACATTCTGATGACGCTCACCTCACCTGCCTGCCCATCGGCAGAAGAAATTCCCGGTGAAATCGAGCGGAAAGTGCGCGCATTGGAAGACGTCAACGATGTCAACGTCGAACTCACGTTCGATCCTCCCTACTCGCAGGACATGATGTCCGATGCCGCCAAGCTGGAGTTAGGTTTTTTATAA
- a CDS encoding BrxA/BrxB family bacilliredoxin has product MYPEELVAPMRHDLTEVGFQELKTPEQVDEILENQEGTTLVVINSVCGCAAGAARPGVKMALQNSKSKPDQLVTVFAGVDRDATARAREYTLPYPPSSPSIALFKDGDLVHFIERHHIEGRTAPMIANHLELVFQEFCD; this is encoded by the coding sequence ATGTATCCCGAAGAATTGGTAGCGCCCATGCGGCACGATCTTACGGAAGTTGGTTTTCAGGAACTGAAAACCCCTGAACAGGTCGACGAAATCCTGGAAAACCAGGAAGGCACCACCTTGGTGGTCATCAACTCGGTGTGTGGTTGTGCCGCTGGTGCAGCCCGTCCCGGCGTGAAAATGGCGTTGCAAAACAGCAAAAGTAAGCCCGATCAGCTCGTGACCGTATTTGCCGGTGTAGACCGTGACGCAACGGCCCGGGCGCGTGAATATACGTTGCCTTATCCGCCGTCTTCGCCTTCGATTGCCCTGTTTAAAGACGGCGATCTGGTGCATTTTATCGAACGTCACCACATCGAAGGCCGCACCGCTCCGATGATTGCCAACCACCTTGAGTTGGTCTTCCAGGAGTTCTGCGACTAA
- a CDS encoding SufE family protein: MASIAEIQDQIVDEFEILGDDRESTVFYIMELGQKLPPFDEQHKVDDNLIKGCQSKVWLTTDLDGDRVRYHADSNTDVTKGLISLLIRVLSGQRADDIVQADLNFIDRIGMGKVIGSQRSNGLSAMIKQMKLYALAYKAKLEA, encoded by the coding sequence ATGGCTTCTATCGCAGAGATCCAAGACCAAATCGTTGACGAATTCGAGATTCTGGGTGACGACCGCGAAAGCACCGTTTTTTACATCATGGAGCTGGGGCAGAAGTTGCCACCGTTCGACGAGCAGCACAAAGTAGACGATAACCTCATCAAGGGATGTCAGTCGAAAGTGTGGCTCACTACTGATCTGGACGGTGATCGGGTTCGCTACCACGCCGATAGCAATACCGACGTGACCAAAGGGCTGATCAGCCTGTTGATCCGGGTGCTGTCCGGGCAACGCGCCGACGACATTGTGCAGGCCGATCTGAATTTTATTGACCGGATCGGCATGGGCAAAGTGATTGGCTCACAACGGTCGAATGGCCTGTCGGCCATGATCAAACAGATGAAGCTTTACGCCCTGGCTTACAAAGCCAAGCTGGAAGCCTAG